One window from the genome of Moorena sp. SIOASIH encodes:
- a CDS encoding sugar kinase — MASTGIFVGMVTLDLVYLSTKLPSSNEKITASDYTVAAGGPATNAAVTFSYLGNIAKILGVVGINPITQLIRSDLTSHGVIIADLDPANPQPPPVSSIIVTESTGDRAVISINATKIQASSTQVPQDLELMVDVVLIDGHQMVVSNAIAKFAKTHHIPVVMDGGSWKPGFETILPYVDYAICSANFYPPGCSGQEEVMAYLLEAGINHIAITQGEKPIQYRSLGVSGEVPVPQIQAVDTLGAGDVFHGAFCHYILQKEFTDALAAAAKVATNSCQFFGTRRWMEQDMGN; from the coding sequence ATGGCGAGTACTGGTATTTTTGTGGGGATGGTTACCTTAGACCTGGTATACCTCAGCACCAAGCTACCAAGCAGCAATGAAAAAATAACTGCCTCTGACTATACGGTAGCGGCTGGGGGACCAGCGACGAATGCAGCAGTAACGTTTAGCTATCTGGGGAATATAGCTAAAATTTTAGGTGTGGTGGGAATTAATCCGATTACTCAGCTAATTCGTAGCGATTTGACCAGTCATGGCGTAATCATTGCCGATCTTGACCCAGCTAACCCCCAACCGCCGCCAGTATCTTCGATCATCGTTACAGAATCCACAGGCGATCGCGCAGTTATTTCGATCAATGCTACTAAAATCCAAGCCAGTAGTACACAGGTACCTCAGGATTTAGAGTTGATGGTGGATGTGGTGCTCATTGATGGTCATCAGATGGTGGTTAGTAATGCGATCGCAAAATTTGCCAAAACTCATCATATCCCTGTAGTCATGGATGGGGGTAGCTGGAAGCCAGGATTTGAAACAATTTTGCCCTATGTTGATTACGCCATTTGCTCAGCCAATTTCTATCCACCAGGGTGCTCTGGTCAAGAAGAGGTGATGGCTTATCTCCTAGAAGCTGGGATTAATCACATTGCCATTACCCAAGGAGAAAAACCAATTCAGTATCGTAGCTTAGGAGTCTCCGGTGAAGTACCCGTACCCCAGATTCAAGCAGTAGATACCTTGGGAGCTGGGGATGTGTTTCACGGTGCCTTCTGTCACTATATTCTACAGAAAGAGTTTACTGATGCCCTAGCAGCAGCAGCAAAGGTAGCTACCAATTCCTGTCAGTTTTTTGGAACTCGTCGGTGGATGGAACAAGATATGGGAAATTAG
- a CDS encoding alpha/beta fold hydrolase, with translation MQDYQAPWYLRNGLFQSIATTYWYGKTWIWWGERVPWLSHLPLIPWQEHIFTGADQVPLRGLWSCPDNAKGTLIVNYALTGDVDSGWYSRTLARKAYSNGWAVLIYDWRSNGRSAKLSPVPSSDGWREGEDQLQLAMQLVKMGCPEPVGLVGFSMGGQLALWGLKAAVENNCSLVRFGAVLAPNLESNRSIDYLLSTPMGRLIEKRFTHKLRKTAQQRLENFPEAVKPGVVECINSMRSFDHYMVIDYYGFASVNEYYQKTSGLYLLDSLALPYLIIYAADDPIFDPTIIPELEERTSSNPYANLILTPQGGHVAHISTGKGDVDEFWGLNRLLEFCDGQLIPGNPESR, from the coding sequence ATGCAAGATTACCAAGCTCCCTGGTACCTAAGAAATGGCTTATTCCAAAGTATTGCTACCACTTACTGGTACGGCAAAACCTGGATTTGGTGGGGGGAAAGAGTACCTTGGCTTTCCCATTTGCCCCTGATTCCCTGGCAGGAACACATATTTACTGGTGCGGATCAGGTACCGTTGCGCGGATTGTGGAGTTGTCCTGACAATGCCAAAGGTACCCTGATTGTTAACTATGCCCTTACAGGGGATGTCGATAGTGGTTGGTATAGTCGTACCCTTGCTCGTAAAGCCTACAGCAATGGTTGGGCAGTGTTAATTTATGATTGGCGCAGTAACGGACGCAGTGCCAAACTATCCCCAGTTCCATCTTCTGACGGTTGGCGAGAAGGGGAAGATCAGTTGCAGCTAGCCATGCAATTAGTAAAGATGGGTTGCCCAGAACCTGTGGGTTTGGTGGGCTTTTCCATGGGGGGACAGTTGGCATTGTGGGGACTTAAGGCCGCAGTTGAAAACAATTGTTCTCTGGTCAGGTTTGGAGCAGTTTTGGCTCCTAATCTGGAATCGAATCGCTCCATAGATTATTTGCTATCTACGCCAATGGGACGTTTGATCGAAAAGAGGTTCACTCATAAACTCAGGAAAACAGCTCAACAACGGTTAGAAAACTTTCCTGAGGCTGTTAAACCTGGTGTAGTGGAGTGCATTAACTCAATGCGGAGCTTTGACCACTATATGGTGATTGATTACTACGGGTTTGCTAGCGTTAATGAATACTATCAGAAGACTAGTGGACTTTACCTGTTGGACAGCTTAGCTTTGCCCTATTTGATCATCTATGCTGCGGATGACCCGATTTTTGACCCTACTATTATTCCAGAATTGGAAGAGCGCACGAGTAGTAATCCCTATGCCAACTTGATTTTAACTCCCCAAGGGGGTCATGTGGCTCACATTAGTACAGGCAAAGGTGATGTGGATGAATTTTGGGGTTTGAATCGGCTTTTGGAATTTTGTGATGGTCAATTAATTCCTGGCAATCCTGAATCACGTTAA
- a CDS encoding ChaN family lipoprotein has protein sequence MGTITKVVVYSLGIFFFCTTPVFAQHNSSTATSQQQQIETVNLVSLPEVLPEWKQARVIYLGETHNSKKDHEAQLAIIQALTRQNSKIAIAMEMFQRPAQDILDQYLAGEITEADLVKQSEYEQRWGFPWEYYAPLVRFAKTNQLPVLALNTPTEVTRKVARNGLESLTSAEQEHIPPLSEIRTDNADYRNLIQGFYQQHHHAGHSNSPNLDNFFTAQVLWDETMAEKIALFAQANPDYQVVVIAGQGHIIYGYGIPSRVARRFNHQLEQISVLLGAQQEKLAGENAIADYLWEHPF, from the coding sequence ATGGGCACAATTACCAAAGTCGTTGTTTATTCCCTGGGAATTTTCTTTTTCTGTACTACCCCAGTTTTTGCTCAACATAATAGTTCAACTGCCACTAGCCAGCAACAACAGATAGAAACTGTCAATCTGGTATCCCTACCAGAGGTATTACCGGAATGGAAACAAGCCCGGGTTATCTATTTAGGAGAAACTCACAACAGCAAAAAAGATCATGAGGCGCAGTTAGCGATTATTCAAGCACTAACCCGTCAAAATTCCAAAATTGCGATCGCAATGGAAATGTTCCAGCGCCCAGCTCAAGATATCCTGGATCAATACCTAGCCGGGGAAATAACAGAAGCTGACTTGGTTAAGCAAAGTGAGTATGAACAACGCTGGGGCTTTCCTTGGGAATATTATGCTCCCCTAGTACGCTTTGCTAAAACCAATCAACTGCCTGTGTTAGCCTTAAATACACCTACTGAGGTCACTCGTAAAGTAGCCCGTAACGGTTTAGAGAGTTTAACATCTGCTGAGCAGGAACATATTCCCCCATTATCGGAAATTCGCACAGATAACGCTGATTACCGCAACCTAATTCAGGGATTCTACCAACAACATCACCACGCCGGTCATAGCAATAGTCCCAACTTGGACAATTTTTTCACAGCCCAAGTGTTATGGGATGAAACCATGGCAGAGAAGATTGCTTTGTTTGCCCAAGCTAACCCAGATTATCAAGTAGTAGTGATTGCTGGGCAAGGTCATATTATCTATGGCTACGGTATACCCAGTCGGGTTGCTCGACGATTCAATCATCAGTTAGAACAAATTTCAGTTTTGTTGGGTGCTCAGCAAGAGAAACTCGCAGGAGAAAACGCGATCGCAGATTATTTATGGGAACATCCCTTTTGA